A genome region from Candidatus Binataceae bacterium includes the following:
- a CDS encoding iron-sulfur cluster assembly accessory protein, protein MSEEVQHEHRAESPREGGSSVNLTPKAIEMVKQMHAKEGLSAEQGLRISVVGGGCSGFQYSLGFDVRKEGDTAVEIDGMKVFVDEVSLPYIAGVTLDYVESLHAGGFRFDNPRASRTCGCGSSFSA, encoded by the coding sequence ATGTCCGAAGAAGTCCAGCACGAGCATCGCGCGGAGTCGCCTCGCGAAGGCGGGTCGAGCGTCAATCTCACGCCCAAGGCGATCGAGATGGTCAAGCAGATGCATGCGAAAGAGGGCCTCAGCGCCGAACAGGGGCTCAGAATCTCGGTGGTTGGCGGCGGATGCTCGGGCTTTCAGTACTCGCTCGGCTTCGACGTGCGCAAGGAAGGCGATACGGCGGTGGAAATCGATGGGATGAAGGTCTTCGTCGACGAGGTTTCGCTGCCCTACATCGCAGGCGTCACGCTGGACTACGTGGAGAGCCTGCACGCTGGCGGTTTCCGTTTCGACAATCCGCGCGCGAGCCGCACCTGCGGCTGCGGGTCGTCGTTCAGCGCCTGA